The following is a genomic window from SAR86 cluster bacterium.
CATTCTTCCAGCAACTGCACCTGATACGATAGACATTGCTGTAGCAACAAAGACTACTTGGAAAAAGAAGTCAGCTTGTTGTGAATAATCCATACCATACGGCATTCCAATTTCTTCGTTAGGTAACGATGTTGACAGGCTCCATGATGTACCAATCGCAGGTAAATAACTCTCTAAAGCACCTCCAAATGCTCCACCACCTGGATACATAAGCATGAATCCACATGTTAAATACATGATACATGCTATTGAATATAGTCCTAAGTTCTTAGTAACTATCTCTGAGACATCTTTCTTTTGAACAAGTCCTGCTTCTAGCATGGTAAAACCAGCTGCCATCCACATAACAAGTGCTCCAGCCATAATGGCGTAGAAAGTGTCTAATGCAAATTTTACTTCTTCCATAATTAAATACTCCTTTATAAATTTATATTGCTTCAGAACCGGTTTCGCCGGTTCTGATTCTAACTACGTGATCAATATTAGTAATAAAGATTTTTCCGTCACCGATTTTGCCTGTTTGAGCAGTTTTCACGATAGTGTCAGTAACTGACTCTGTCTTTGAATCTTCAACAATTATCTCAAGCATTATCTTTGGTAAGGTATCTACAGAATATTCAGAACCTCTGTACATTTCTGTATGGCCTTTTTGACGTCCATAACCTTTAACTTCTGATATGGTTAAACCTTCTATACCAGAAGCCACTAAAGCTTCTCTTACTTCTTGAAGCTTAAATGGTTTTATGATCGCTGTAATTAGTTTCATAAATTATGATTTAGAGGCTTGCACCTATTGAAAAAACTAATGCATCTTCGTCTACACCGCTATATCCCTCATCAGAGAAGTCTGTATAAGCGATACTGCAGTCATATGATCCACAACCAAAACCATAAGAGATCAAGAAGTTATCTCCCATATCATCATATTGACCATATGAAACTCCAACCGCACCGATTGCATATGAGAATTCTAAATAATCAGTAAAATCATCTTGACCAGCTGCATATGTAATTCCAAAATCACCCATGCTTAGACCTAATACGATTTCTTCGAAATCATACGCATCAATTCCAGGGTATTTAAACATTACATAACCAATATCAACTCCAATGCCGCCAACTTCAGTTCCGTAACCAAAATATACGTCAAATTCGTTTCCAGAGCCGTATTCTGTTAAGACACCAGCATCATCTGTTGCATAGCCCCAATTGATGTTTGCGCCCCATACGCCTGCATAAAAACCACTGTCATTTTCATAATCAAAACCACCTGAAACAGAAATACCATCTGATTGGGTCATTCCTCTCCAAATGTAGTCTGATGTAATACCAACGTTTGCACTAACAGCAGCAAATGAAGGTAAAGACATGACAGCTAACATTAAAAATAACTTTTTCATATTTTCTCCTTATATAAGAATGAATTAAGTTCAATACTATTAATGCAAGATCAATGCCAAAAAACAAAATATGTTAGAAAAAGCTATAATTTCAAAGTTATTATAAGCAAACGGAGCATTTCAAAGATGATTTTAAAAAATAATGTGGCTTTAGTTACAGGTGGTGCGTCTGGTCTTGGTCGAGCAACAGTTGAACATTTTGTAAACAATGGCGCAAAAGTAGCAATCTTAGATTTAAATAAAGAAAACGCACTGGAAATAATTGAAAATCTTGGTGAAGATAACGTATGTTTTATTGAAACAAACGTCATGGAAGAAGAGTCTGTTCAAAATGCTATTACAGCTATAAAAGATAAATACAAAAAATTACACTTTGTAATTAATTGTGCAGGAACAGGATACGGAGCAAGAATTCTTGGAAAAGATAAACCTCATCCATTAGACCATTTTAAATTTATCATAGATCTTAATCTTGTTGGTACCTTTAACGTAATGAGATTAGCTGCTGAACTTATTGATAAAAATGATCCTTCAATTGATGGTGAAAAAGGAGTAATAATAAATACTGCCTCTGTTGCCGGCTATGAAGGACAAATTGGCCAATCTGCTTATAGCGCTTCAAAAGCAGGTGTGATAGGTCTAACTCTTACAGCAGCCAGAGATCTTGCTAGGCATGGAATAAGAGTCTGTACAATTGCCCCCGGTATTTTTGATACGCCCTTGATGAAAATGGCGCCAGATAAAATTAGAGATCCTTTATTAGACTCAACTCAGTTTCCTCATAGGTTTGGAAATCCACAAGAATTTGCACTTTTGTCAGAACACATAGTTAATAATAGTTACTTAAATGGAGAAACTATCAGATTAGATTCTGGTATGAGAATGACACCAAGATAATTGTTATTGTATTGCCACCCAATATGTTGCAGCGATTACACTAACAATTACTAAAAAAAGAACTACCTTAGTATCAGATTTGCTGTCTTCATTAGCTTCT
Proteins encoded in this region:
- a CDS encoding TorF family putative porin, giving the protein MKKLFLMLAVMSLPSFAAVSANVGITSDYIWRGMTQSDGISVSGGFDYENDSGFYAGVWGANINWGYATDDAGVLTEYGSGNEFDVYFGYGTEVGGIGVDIGYVMFKYPGIDAYDFEEIVLGLSMGDFGITYAAGQDDFTDYLEFSYAIGAVGVSYGQYDDMGDNFLISYGFGCGSYDCSIAYTDFSDEGYSGVDEDALVFSIGASL
- a CDS encoding P-II family nitrogen regulator produces the protein MKLITAIIKPFKLQEVREALVASGIEGLTISEVKGYGRQKGHTEMYRGSEYSVDTLPKIMLEIIVEDSKTESVTDTIVKTAQTGKIGDGKIFITNIDHVVRIRTGETGSEAI
- a CDS encoding 3-hydroxyacyl-CoA dehydrogenase, whose amino-acid sequence is MILKNNVALVTGGASGLGRATVEHFVNNGAKVAILDLNKENALEIIENLGEDNVCFIETNVMEEESVQNAITAIKDKYKKLHFVINCAGTGYGARILGKDKPHPLDHFKFIIDLNLVGTFNVMRLAAELIDKNDPSIDGEKGVIINTASVAGYEGQIGQSAYSASKAGVIGLTLTAARDLARHGIRVCTIAPGIFDTPLMKMAPDKIRDPLLDSTQFPHRFGNPQEFALLSEHIVNNSYLNGETIRLDSGMRMTPR